The proteins below are encoded in one region of Rhizobium sp. 9140:
- a CDS encoding DUF2171 domain-containing protein translates to MIDGNQIKEHAEVISADGVHVGTVDGVEGDRIKLTKKDNPVGHQDHHHFIALSLVESVDGNRVRLSAKSDEAFLSEQEDDGAAIR, encoded by the coding sequence ATGATCGATGGTAACCAGATTAAGGAACATGCCGAAGTCATCAGTGCCGATGGCGTCCATGTCGGAACCGTCGATGGTGTCGAGGGCGACCGCATCAAGCTGACGAAGAAGGACAATCCGGTCGGCCATCAGGACCATCACCACTTCATTGCCTTATCGCTCGTCGAGAGCGTGGATGGCAACCGGGTTCGCCTCAGCGCCAAGAGTGACGAAGCGTTCCTGTCCGAGCAGGAAGATGACGGCGCTGCCATCCGCTAG
- a CDS encoding LLM class flavin-dependent oxidoreductase — protein sequence MARQDKLKLGTFVYTFGFHPASWLHPASDVNGANDIAHLKKVAQMSEAAKFDFLFMADSPAAGIGDPDALARSPTKMNRFEPLTLLSALSMVTERLGLVATASTSYYEPFNLARIFASIDQLSNGRACWNVVTSDHDETGYNFNRTGLDPHELRYERCREFVDVVFGLWDSFEKDALLLNRDSGLYYDKARHHMLSHVGKHYQVRGPLNIAPSAQGRPVIAQAGGSEAGMDLAARTAEIVFSLASNIDRNRAFYANVKERMPALGRNPDDLKIMPGVVLNVGETEAEARAKVDFLIDKLHPDVGRLMLSEFLEADLRGVPLDEPFPMDRLPEQPKGSKALFEELIDFVKKGHTVGELIRLYAEKHTGNGITGTPVQIADFMEEWFETRAADGFILMFPTLPASLEDFTALVLPELRRRGLFREEYEGATLRENLGISLPVNRYTAARQRSGAPDVQAR from the coding sequence ATGGCACGGCAGGACAAGCTCAAGCTCGGGACGTTCGTCTACACCTTCGGGTTCCACCCGGCGAGCTGGCTGCACCCTGCCAGCGATGTGAACGGCGCAAACGATATCGCGCATCTCAAAAAGGTGGCGCAGATGTCGGAAGCAGCCAAGTTCGACTTCCTGTTCATGGCGGATTCGCCGGCAGCCGGCATCGGCGATCCCGACGCGCTGGCCCGCAGCCCCACCAAGATGAACCGCTTCGAGCCGCTGACGCTTCTCTCGGCGCTCTCTATGGTGACGGAGCGGCTGGGCCTCGTGGCCACCGCGTCGACCAGCTATTACGAGCCCTTCAACCTCGCCCGCATCTTCGCCTCCATCGACCAGCTGTCGAACGGGCGCGCCTGCTGGAACGTGGTCACCTCGGATCACGACGAGACGGGATATAATTTCAACCGTACCGGTCTCGATCCGCATGAACTGCGCTACGAGCGGTGCCGGGAGTTCGTGGACGTCGTCTTCGGGCTCTGGGACAGTTTTGAGAAGGACGCGCTGCTGCTTAACCGCGATAGCGGGCTCTACTACGACAAGGCCCGGCATCACATGCTGAGCCATGTCGGCAAGCACTATCAGGTGCGCGGCCCGCTCAACATTGCGCCCTCGGCGCAAGGGCGGCCTGTGATCGCGCAGGCGGGCGGGTCCGAAGCCGGCATGGACCTTGCCGCGCGCACCGCCGAGATCGTCTTCAGCCTCGCGTCCAATATCGACCGGAACCGGGCGTTCTACGCGAACGTCAAGGAACGCATGCCGGCGCTGGGGCGCAATCCCGACGACCTCAAGATCATGCCCGGCGTGGTGCTGAATGTCGGCGAGACGGAGGCCGAGGCGCGCGCCAAGGTCGATTTCCTCATCGACAAGCTGCACCCCGATGTCGGGCGGTTGATGCTCTCGGAATTTCTGGAAGCGGACTTGCGCGGCGTACCGCTGGACGAGCCTTTTCCGATGGACCGGCTTCCCGAGCAGCCGAAGGGCTCCAAGGCGCTCTTCGAAGAACTGATAGACTTCGTGAAGAAGGGCCATACGGTGGGCGAGTTGATCCGCCTCTATGCCGAAAAGCACACCGGCAACGGCATCACCGGCACGCCGGTGCAGATCGCGGATTTCATGGAGGAATGGTTCGAGACGCGCGCGGCCGACGGCTTCATCCTGATGTTCCCGACCCTGCCGGCAAGTCTTGAGGACTTCACGGCGCTGGTCCTGCCGGAACTGCGCCGCCGCGGCCTGTTCCGGGAGGAATACGAGGGCGCGACGCTGCGCGAGAACCTCGGCATATCCCTGCCGGTCAATCGCTATACCGCCGCCCGGCAACGTTCGGGCGCGCCAGACGTTCAGGCTCGGTAA
- a CDS encoding amidohydrolase family protein, translated as MTFDTIIRHANLADDRMGVDIAISKGRIVAVEPGITAEAGEIIDAGGRLVSAPFIDIHFHMDATLSLGTPRLNRSGTLLEGIQLWGELKPLLTKEAVIERALRYCDLAVSQGLLAVRSHVDVCDERLTGVEALLEVKDLVRDYLDLQLVAFPQDGYFRSATAARNLERALDMGVDVVGGIPHFERTMEDGRRSVTALCEIAAKRGLLVDLHCDETDDPMSRHIETLAYETQRLGLQGRVAGSHLTSMHSMDNYYVSKLLPLIAEAQIHCVPNPLANIVLQGRHDTYPKRRGMMRVPELMALGVNVAYGQDSCMDPWYSFGNADMLDVAHMAVHTGHMTSPVAVRASFRAVTENAARTFGLEGYGIAPGCHADLILLEARDAAEAVRMRANRLMVLRRGKIVAQTPPRTATLSLAGRPGTLEPWRYAPVEASAS; from the coding sequence ATGACGTTCGACACCATCATTCGCCATGCCAACCTTGCCGATGATCGGATGGGCGTCGATATCGCGATCTCTAAGGGGCGGATCGTTGCGGTGGAACCCGGCATCACGGCGGAGGCGGGCGAGATCATTGATGCGGGCGGCCGGCTCGTCAGTGCGCCGTTCATCGACATTCATTTTCATATGGATGCGACGCTGTCGCTCGGCACGCCCCGGCTCAACCGGTCGGGCACACTGCTCGAAGGCATCCAGCTTTGGGGCGAGCTGAAGCCGCTCCTGACCAAGGAAGCGGTGATCGAGCGGGCGTTACGCTATTGCGACCTTGCGGTTTCGCAAGGTCTGCTGGCTGTGCGCAGCCATGTCGACGTCTGCGACGAGCGGCTGACCGGGGTCGAGGCACTGCTGGAGGTGAAGGATCTCGTTCGGGATTATCTCGACCTGCAACTGGTGGCCTTTCCGCAGGACGGGTATTTCCGCTCGGCGACGGCGGCCCGCAATCTCGAACGCGCCCTCGACATGGGCGTGGATGTCGTCGGCGGCATTCCGCATTTCGAGAGGACGATGGAGGACGGGCGGCGCTCGGTCACCGCGCTTTGCGAGATCGCCGCGAAACGGGGATTGCTGGTCGATCTGCATTGCGACGAGACCGACGACCCGATGTCGCGCCATATTGAGACGCTGGCTTACGAAACGCAGCGCCTCGGGCTTCAGGGACGCGTGGCCGGCTCGCACCTGACCTCCATGCATTCGATGGACAATTATTACGTCTCCAAGCTCCTGCCGCTGATCGCGGAGGCGCAGATCCACTGCGTGCCCAATCCGCTGGCCAATATCGTGCTGCAAGGGCGGCACGACACTTACCCGAAGCGGCGCGGCATGATGCGCGTTCCCGAACTGATGGCGCTCGGCGTCAACGTCGCCTACGGGCAGGACAGCTGCATGGACCCGTGGTATTCGTTCGGCAATGCCGACATGCTCGACGTCGCCCACATGGCCGTCCATACGGGGCATATGACGAGCCCGGTGGCGGTCAGGGCCTCGTTCCGGGCGGTCACCGAAAACGCGGCCCGCACCTTCGGGCTCGAAGGCTACGGCATCGCGCCGGGTTGCCATGCCGACCTCATTCTTCTCGAAGCGCGTGATGCCGCGGAGGCGGTGCGCATGCGGGCGAACCGGCTGATGGTGCTGCGCCGCGGCAAGATCGTCGCGCAGACGCCGCCGCGCACCGCAACGCTGTCGCTTGCCGGCAGGCCCGGCACGCTTGAGCCCTGGCGATATGCCCCGGTCGAGGCGTCGGCATCGTGA
- a CDS encoding TrmH family RNA methyltransferase, which yields MPDTERVAERITDPADPRIAAFVSIRERDLTGRHNRFIAEGTVVLRMLAASAAGGGPFTAEAILLLENRLPGVADILAQFEDTVPVFVADATVFNAIAGFDMHRGVLAIGMRQRPQTLEGLLSTLPDEALILAACGLSNHDNVGSIFRNAAAFGASAVLLDETCCDPLYRKAIRVSVGAVLTVPFVRQGTAGNLLAAIEGHGFALWGLSPRGETNLDDIPPAPRTALVVGAEGEGLPPAIMAAIRTARIRQKPGLDSLNVATATGIALHRIASLNGLV from the coding sequence GTGCCGGACACCGAGCGCGTCGCCGAGCGCATCACGGACCCGGCCGATCCGCGCATCGCAGCCTTCGTCTCGATTCGCGAGCGGGACCTGACCGGCCGTCACAACCGCTTCATCGCGGAGGGCACCGTGGTGCTGCGCATGCTGGCGGCGTCGGCTGCCGGCGGCGGTCCGTTTACGGCCGAGGCGATCCTGCTTCTCGAAAACCGGCTTCCGGGCGTTGCCGACATTCTCGCGCAGTTCGAGGACACGGTGCCGGTCTTCGTCGCGGATGCCACGGTGTTCAATGCCATCGCCGGTTTCGACATGCATCGCGGCGTGCTCGCCATCGGCATGCGGCAGAGGCCGCAAACGCTGGAGGGCCTGCTCTCGACCCTGCCGGACGAGGCTCTGATCCTCGCCGCCTGCGGCCTCTCCAATCACGACAATGTCGGCTCGATCTTCCGCAACGCCGCCGCCTTCGGCGCGAGCGCCGTGCTTCTGGACGAAACCTGCTGCGACCCGCTGTATCGCAAGGCGATCCGCGTCTCCGTCGGCGCGGTGCTCACCGTCCCCTTCGTGCGCCAGGGTACGGCGGGCAACCTGCTTGCGGCCATCGAGGGCCACGGCTTTGCGCTCTGGGGCCTGTCGCCGCGCGGCGAAACCAATCTGGACGATATCCCACCCGCGCCGCGCACGGCGCTGGTCGTGGGTGCCGAGGGCGAAGGCCTGCCGCCCGCCATCATGGCCGCGATCCGCACGGCTCGTATCCGGCAGAAGCCGGGTCTCGACAGCCTCAATGTCGCCACCGCGACGGGAATAGCCCTTCACCGGATCGCCAGCCTCAACGGCCTCGTCTAA
- a CDS encoding RluA family pseudouridine synthase → MNDPFNEAAAPRKVLTAQDDASGRMDAWLTEQMDGLFSRNRIKALIEQGAVRVNGKPVLEPKRKVQPGDVFEIGMPEPEDPEPKGENIPLDVLYEDNDVIVLIKPPGLVVHPGAGNWTGTLVNALIHHCGDSLSGIGGVKRPGIVHRLDKDTSGVMVVAKNDLAHRHLSDQFADHGRTGPLERAYAAIVWGRPRGLRGTIDAPLGRAGDRIKRAVKKHDADDAREAITHYEVTERYHEKPDATALAAMVECRLETGRTHQIRVHMAYIGHPLVGDADYGAAFRTKSNLLPDAAKAVVDRFPRQALHAFMLAFEHPATGETMRFASPLPDDMLELAAALKA, encoded by the coding sequence ATGAACGACCCCTTTAACGAAGCGGCAGCCCCAAGGAAAGTCCTGACGGCGCAAGACGATGCATCCGGGCGCATGGATGCCTGGCTGACCGAGCAGATGGACGGCCTTTTCTCGCGCAACCGCATCAAGGCGCTGATCGAGCAGGGCGCCGTGCGCGTCAATGGCAAGCCGGTGCTGGAGCCCAAGCGCAAGGTGCAGCCGGGCGACGTGTTCGAGATCGGCATGCCGGAGCCGGAAGACCCGGAGCCCAAGGGCGAGAACATCCCGCTCGACGTCCTTTATGAAGATAACGACGTGATCGTGCTCATCAAGCCGCCGGGTCTGGTCGTGCATCCCGGTGCCGGCAACTGGACGGGGACGCTTGTCAACGCGCTCATCCATCATTGCGGCGACAGTCTTTCGGGCATCGGCGGCGTCAAGCGGCCGGGCATCGTCCACCGTCTGGACAAGGACACAAGCGGCGTCATGGTGGTGGCGAAGAACGATCTCGCCCACCGGCACCTTTCCGACCAGTTTGCCGACCATGGCCGCACCGGGCCGCTGGAGCGCGCCTATGCCGCCATCGTCTGGGGCCGTCCGCGCGGCCTTCGCGGCACGATCGACGCGCCGCTCGGGCGCGCGGGAGACCGGATCAAGCGGGCGGTGAAGAAGCACGATGCGGACGATGCGCGCGAAGCCATCACCCATTACGAGGTGACCGAGCGTTACCACGAGAAGCCGGATGCGACGGCGCTGGCCGCCATGGTCGAATGCCGGCTGGAGACGGGGCGCACGCACCAGATCCGCGTCCACATGGCCTATATCGGGCATCCGCTGGTGGGCGATGCCGATTATGGTGCGGCATTCCGGACGAAATCGAACCTTTTGCCGGACGCCGCCAAGGCCGTCGTCGATCGGTTTCCGCGCCAGGCGCTGCATGCGTTCATGCTGGCGTTCGAGCATCCGGCAACCGGTGAGACGATGCGCTTCGCCTCGCCGCTGCCGGACGATATGCTGGAACTCGCCGCGGCTCTGAAGGCCTAA
- a CDS encoding bleomycin resistance protein: MSLDITPPRLGQSERNAADSAGERPAGGFNALVPELDVTDLARSLAFWCDLLGFRIAYDRKAANFAYLEREGAQVMLSQINGTWVTAPLQPPLGRGVNFQIAVSDIAAIAARLEQANWPLFRGLKDAVYNVGGVDCASRELLVQDPDGYLVRLAQSLPVGAI; the protein is encoded by the coding sequence GTGAGCCTCGACATTACGCCTCCCCGCCTCGGGCAGAGCGAACGCAACGCGGCCGACAGTGCCGGCGAGCGTCCGGCGGGCGGGTTCAACGCGCTCGTGCCGGAACTCGATGTGACCGATCTCGCGCGCAGCCTTGCTTTCTGGTGTGATCTCTTGGGCTTTCGCATCGCCTACGACCGGAAGGCGGCGAATTTCGCCTATCTGGAGCGCGAGGGTGCGCAGGTTATGCTGTCGCAGATCAACGGCACATGGGTCACGGCGCCGCTGCAGCCGCCGCTCGGCCGCGGCGTCAATTTCCAGATCGCGGTCTCCGATATCGCCGCCATCGCGGCACGGCTGGAGCAGGCGAACTGGCCGCTCTTCCGGGGTTTGAAAGACGCCGTCTACAATGTCGGCGGGGTAGACTGTGCGTCGCGCGAGCTGCTGGTGCAGGATCCGGATGGCTATCTCGTGCGCCTCGCACAAAGCCTTCCGGTTGGCGCGATATAG
- the rpoH gene encoding RNA polymerase sigma factor RpoH, with amino-acid sequence MARSTMPTLTAGEGGLNRYLDEIRKFPMLEPQVEYMLAKRYQEHDDRKAAHQLVTSHLRLVAKIAMGYRGYGLPIGEVVSEGNVGLMQAVKKFDPERGFRLATYAMWWIKASIQEYILRSWSLVKMGTTANQKRLFFNLRRLKGKIQALDDGDLKPDQVKQIATTLNVSEAEVISMNQRLSGDASLNAPIKAGEGESGQWQDWLVDASDSQEDILIEQDELENRRSLLSGAMEVLNDRERRIFQARRLTEDPVTLEELSTEFEISRERVRQIEVRAFEKVQDAVQKAALARAQALRVVEDA; translated from the coding sequence ATGGCCCGTAGTACGATGCCGACACTGACCGCCGGCGAAGGTGGTCTCAATCGATATCTCGATGAAATCCGCAAATTCCCCATGCTGGAGCCGCAGGTCGAGTATATGCTCGCCAAGCGCTACCAGGAACATGACGACCGTAAGGCCGCCCATCAGCTCGTGACCAGTCATCTGCGCCTCGTGGCGAAGATCGCCATGGGCTATCGCGGCTACGGCCTGCCGATCGGCGAAGTCGTTTCCGAAGGCAATGTCGGCCTGATGCAGGCCGTGAAAAAGTTCGATCCGGAGCGCGGTTTCCGCCTTGCGACCTACGCCATGTGGTGGATCAAAGCCTCCATTCAGGAATATATTCTGCGCTCGTGGTCGCTCGTGAAGATGGGCACTACCGCCAACCAGAAGCGGTTGTTCTTCAACCTGCGTCGCCTCAAGGGCAAGATCCAGGCGCTGGATGACGGCGACCTGAAGCCCGATCAGGTCAAGCAGATCGCGACGACGCTGAACGTATCGGAAGCCGAGGTCATTTCGATGAACCAGCGGCTGTCCGGCGACGCGTCGCTGAACGCGCCGATCAAGGCGGGCGAGGGCGAATCCGGGCAGTGGCAGGATTGGCTGGTCGATGCCAGCGACAGTCAGGAAGACATCCTGATCGAGCAGGACGAGTTGGAAAACCGCCGTTCGCTTCTGTCGGGTGCGATGGAGGTGCTCAACGACCGCGAGCGCCGTATTTTCCAGGCGCGTCGTTTGACGGAAGATCCGGTAACGCTGGAAGAACTGTCGACCGAATTCGAGATCAGCCGCGAACGCGTCCGCCAGATCGAGGTTCGTGCCTTCGAGAAGGTGCAGGACGCAGTGCAGAAGGCCGCTCTGGCCCGGGCGCAAGCCTTGCGGGTCGTTGAAGACGCTTAA